The proteins below come from a single Selenomonadales bacterium genomic window:
- a CDS encoding CadD family cadmium resistance transporter → MQTLISALLVFISTSIDYLVVLIILFANQGTRGIKSIYIGQYLGTGILVGVSLIAAYFLNYIPQDWMIGFLGLIPLGLGIRSIFVDEDVDEDSIGNQIKNNQSQIFAITGLTLAMGGDNLGIYIPYFTGMNVGQIVIVLAVFIIGIFLLCQLAKRFATIPMIGGIIERYGRIIVPVIFIGLGIYILVENGTINYLISFYN, encoded by the coding sequence ATGCAAACACTTATTTCAGCGTTACTTGTATTCATTTCTACATCGATTGACTATTTAGTTGTTTTAATAATTCTTTTTGCCAACCAAGGAACCCGAGGGATAAAATCTATTTATATCGGGCAATATTTAGGGACTGGTATATTAGTCGGGGTAAGCCTCATTGCTGCCTATTTCCTCAATTATATTCCTCAGGATTGGATGATTGGGTTTCTAGGTTTGATTCCTTTGGGTTTGGGGATTCGTTCGATATTTGTTGATGAGGATGTGGATGAAGATTCCATTGGAAATCAAATTAAAAACAATCAATCCCAAATTTTTGCTATTACAGGTCTGACTTTAGCTATGGGAGGAGATAATCTTGGGATTTATATTCCATATTTTACAGGAATGAATGTTGGTCAGATTGTTATAGTTCTTGCAGTCTTTATTATTGGCATATTCCTTCTATGCCAGTTAGCTAAAAGATTTGCTACTATCCCAATGATTGGTGGAATTATCGAACGCTATGGGCGTATTATTGTGCCCGTTATCTTTATCGGGTTAGGAATTTATATTCTTGTCGAAAATGGCACAATTAACTACCTGATTTCTTTTTATAATTGA
- a CDS encoding (2Fe-2S)-binding protein: MSTINECCHGHNTQKIEQTKVHCPVCNTEGISVSKVTVEHLVTDDYLKLVDGEQYKICMNGDCSVVYYNVDNGVRFLKEQVKVPVWFKKDADPKYACYCSEVTEGQVIEAVVKHGAKTVKEINAITGAMKNPNCKENNPLGVCCHKIIQEAIDKGLKME; the protein is encoded by the coding sequence ATGAGCACTATTAATGAATGTTGCCATGGGCACAATACACAAAAAATAGAACAAACTAAGGTTCATTGTCCAGTATGCAATACAGAAGGTATTTCCGTTAGTAAAGTGACAGTTGAGCACTTAGTAACAGACGATTATCTCAAGTTAGTAGATGGGGAGCAATATAAGATTTGCATGAATGGAGATTGTAGTGTTGTCTACTATAACGTTGATAATGGGGTAAGATTCTTAAAAGAACAAGTTAAAGTTCCTGTCTGGTTTAAGAAAGATGCAGATCCTAAGTATGCTTGTTATTGTAGCGAAGTCACAGAAGGTCAGGTAATTGAAGCAGTTGTAAAGCATGGTGCGAAAACCGTAAAAGAAATAAATGCCATAACAGGAGCAATGAAAAATCCTAATTGTAAAGAAAACAATCCGTTGGGGGTTTGTTGTCATAAGATTATTCAGGAAGCTATCGATAAAGGCTTAAAAATGGAATAA
- the cadA gene encoding cadmium-translocating P-type ATPase — MNKRLWRIIIGAILFIVAIVIDVNIEWLNIALYLISYIIVGGDIVMKAVKNIFRGKVFDENFLLSIATIGAMLIGEYPEGIAVMLFYQVGELFQSYAVDKSRRSIAEAMDIRPDYANVKKNDEVIKVDPDEVQIGDIIVIKPGERVPLDGKVIEGNSTVDTSALTGESVPREVEVGHEILSGCININGVITAEVTKEYGESTVSKILDLVENASSKKSQSEQFITKFARYYTPIVVIIAVFLATIPPLVIDGATFSDWIYRALTFLVVSCPCALVVSIPLSFFGGIGGASRKGILVKGSNYLEALAEAEIIVFDKTGTLTKGVFNVQEIHPEGITKEELLELTSYAESYSNHPISNSLKQAYGKEIDNGRISDVEEISGHGVIAAVDGKKVAAGNIKLMKKLNIPCYEGEAVGTVVHVGIDDKYAGYIVIADEVKEDSARAIKELKEAKIKQTVMLTGDTKNVASKVAKQLGLDKVYSELLPGDKVEKVEELLAQKSAKGKLAFVGDGINDAPVLARADIGIAMGGLGSDAAIEAADVVIMTDEPSKIATAIKVSKKTLRIARQNTVFSIGIKIIVLILSAFGIATMWAAVFADVGVTIIAVLNAFRALNVKNL; from the coding sequence ATGAATAAACGTCTTTGGAGAATAATCATTGGTGCAATATTATTTATTGTGGCCATAGTAATTGATGTAAATATTGAATGGTTAAATATTGCTCTATATCTAATCAGCTACATAATTGTAGGTGGAGATATAGTTATGAAAGCAGTTAAAAATATTTTTAGAGGTAAAGTTTTTGACGAAAACTTTTTATTGTCTATTGCTACGATTGGTGCAATGTTAATCGGTGAGTATCCAGAAGGTATTGCAGTTATGCTGTTTTATCAAGTTGGTGAACTATTTCAAAGTTACGCAGTTGATAAGTCAAGAAGATCAATTGCCGAGGCTATGGATATACGGCCAGATTATGCCAATGTTAAAAAGAACGATGAAGTTATAAAAGTTGACCCTGATGAAGTACAAATAGGTGATATAATTGTAATTAAACCAGGAGAAAGAGTTCCTCTTGATGGTAAAGTAATTGAGGGAAATTCAACGGTTGATACATCAGCACTTACAGGTGAGTCTGTTCCGCGTGAGGTAGAAGTAGGGCATGAAATTCTAAGTGGATGCATCAACATTAATGGAGTTATTACTGCAGAAGTTACAAAGGAATATGGAGAATCTACTGTAAGTAAGATTCTTGATTTAGTTGAAAATGCAAGTAGTAAAAAATCTCAGTCAGAACAATTCATTACGAAATTTGCAAGATATTATACTCCAATTGTTGTAATTATTGCAGTTTTCCTTGCTACTATTCCGCCTCTTGTTATAGATGGGGCAACCTTTAGCGACTGGATATACAGAGCATTAACATTCCTAGTAGTTTCTTGTCCATGTGCTCTTGTAGTCTCTATTCCTTTAAGTTTCTTCGGTGGAATAGGTGGAGCATCTAGAAAAGGTATTTTAGTCAAAGGTAGTAATTATTTAGAGGCATTAGCAGAAGCTGAAATAATCGTATTTGACAAAACGGGAACACTTACAAAGGGTGTATTTAATGTACAGGAAATTCATCCAGAAGGAATTACTAAGGAAGAGTTATTAGAGTTAACTTCATATGCAGAAAGTTACTCAAACCATCCAATTTCTAATTCCTTAAAACAAGCATATGGCAAGGAAATTGACAATGGACGCATTTCGGATGTAGAAGAGATTTCAGGTCATGGCGTTATTGCAGCGGTTGATGGGAAAAAGGTTGCAGCAGGAAATATAAAACTTATGAAAAAGTTAAATATACCTTGCTATGAAGGTGAAGCTGTTGGAACTGTTGTACACGTAGGAATTGATGACAAGTATGCAGGTTACATCGTTATTGCAGATGAAGTTAAAGAAGATTCAGCTCGGGCAATTAAGGAACTTAAGGAAGCTAAAATTAAGCAAACTGTTATGCTAACAGGTGATACAAAAAATGTTGCATCAAAGGTTGCCAAGCAGCTTGGATTAGATAAGGTATACTCCGAGTTACTACCAGGAGATAAGGTTGAAAAGGTAGAGGAATTATTAGCACAGAAATCTGCAAAGGGTAAGCTTGCCTTTGTAGGTGACGGAATCAATGATGCTCCTGTTTTAGCCCGTGCAGATATTGGTATAGCAATGGGTGGTTTAGGTTCTGATGCCGCAATTGAAGCTGCGGATGTTGTAATTATGACCGACGAACCTTCAAAAATTGCCACAGCAATAAAAGTTTCTAAGAAAACATTAAGAATTGCTCGTCAAAACACAGTATTTTCAATTGGAATAAAAATAATTGTTCTTATTTTGAGTGCTTTTGGAATAGCTACTATGTGGGCAGCTGTATTTGCAGATGTAGGTGTAACTATTATCGCAGTATTAAATGCTTTTAGGGCACTTAATGTTAAAAATCTGTAG
- a CDS encoding cation transporter, whose protein sequence is MKKKFILEGLDCADCAAKIEHAVNKLDGVKEATVNFMTQKLVIEGEDEKMPTIMQEAEKIVKKI, encoded by the coding sequence ATGAAAAAGAAATTTATATTAGAAGGATTAGATTGTGCAGATTGTGCAGCAAAAATTGAACATGCAGTAAATAAGCTTGATGGTGTGAAGGAAGCAACAGTTAACTTTATGACTCAAAAGCTTGTTATTGAGGGTGAAGATGAGAAGATGCCTACAATTATGCAAGAGGCAGAAAAAATCGTAAAGAAAATTTAA
- a CDS encoding cation transporter: MKKKFILKGLDCADCAAKMERAINKLDGVKEATVNFMTQKLVIEGEDEKMSTIVQEAEKIVRNIEPDTVMKKA; the protein is encoded by the coding sequence ATGAAAAAGAAATTTATATTAAAAGGATTAGATTGTGCAGATTGTGCAGCAAAAATGGAGAGAGCTATTAATAAGCTTGATGGTGTAAAGGAAGCTACAGTTAACTTTATGACTCAAAAGCTTGTTATTGAGGGCGAAGATGAGAAGATGTCTACAATTGTACAAGAGGCAGAAAAAATCGTAAGGAATATTGAACCTGATACTGTTATGAAAAAGGCATAA